From Borreliella burgdorferi B31:
ATAAAAAGCTCTAAAGAGCACAAAAAAGCTGCTCTATTGGTTAAATAAAAAATACGCAATTAAAATGTTTGACGCAAACAAAGCTGTTGAAGTGTATTCAATAGCACAACTCGAGAAAAAAAAAATCACGTCAAAAAATTAAAAATAACTTAGACCATTAAAAAAAGACATAAACACTTTATAATTTTTTAATTATATAATTATATTAAATAACATATCTTTAAAGGATATATAACACCCCCCCCGATCTTTTTTCAATCCTTGCTAATATGTTTCTTTTCTTTTAATAGTGTCTTTTCTTTGATATTTATTAACACATATTTGCTAACTAAATAAAAGATTCTTAACTTTCATAATCATTATTAATAGATATTAAATATCATGTCCAATATTATATTAAGACATGCAACTAACATCTACATTTTTATATAAGCAACTCTACGGCCAAATAGTTAATACAATATATCAATAATGTTGTCAAATTAAATTCCCATTCAATTAAAATTCAAATATTTATACCTATATCCTTTAAAATTTTTGACAACGCTATTTAATTTTTTTATAAACTTATATAAGCTTTTAAAGCTTTAATTCCCTCTTATTGAATTTTCCAGATCTAAATTCAGATTATTATTAACAACCAAATTGCTCTAATGTTTTTATTCTTTAATTTAGTACATATGTAAAAAGTATTAAAAACTATTTTTATTGTCTCTTAAACAAAAAATTTTTGTAAAAGCTCAGGGCTTATATAAGTTCTCTGGCCAAAGAACCTATATAAGCCCTGTTTGCCTCTCATAAAATGATCAAAAATAAATAGGTAGTTAATATGAAAATATTTTTCTACACTAATTGTAGTATAGATCAAATTAGAATTAAAATCAACTTGTCTTCAGGCTAAATTGCAATCTTCCCAATTATAAACATTGCAATAAATTATTAATTTTTATGATTTTTTTATAAAAGTATTTGCTTTTATTTAAATACTGTGCTATAAATGTATTTATAAAAATCAAAATAACTAGGAGTATTAATATGCAAAATGCATTTACCAACCGCAAAAACACACCTTGCCAGAATAAATTACAACACAAATTAATAGTTTTTATCTCTACGCTAAAGTATATAAACAGTAAATATAAAAAATATACCCAAAGTAATATACTTTATTACTTTAATGAAAATTTAAAAAGAAATGGACAACCAACTGTTAAACTAAAAACAATGCAAAATTATCTTTACAAATTAGAAAAAGAAATAAAAGTAACGACCAACTACCATAAACATTTGGGAGTAAATTTTGGAACTGAAATTTATTACAAACTTAATTATCCAAAAAAAGAATGCTACCTTAAAATCAATCAACACTTTAAAGAAAAAAAAGATATAAGATTCCAAGCAAGGGTTAACAACTACCTTAAAGACAAATTTAATAAAAAAGGGAATCTAAATTTAGAGGAGTGTAATAATAATAATAATAATAAAGAAGAAGAAGAAGAAGACATAAGAAATAATAAAATAGAAAAATGTCAAATAAAAAAATATTTCAACAAATGTAACTTTTTATCCGAAGAAGCTAAGTCCATTTTAGAATTAAACATTAGTAAGAATAAAACAATTGAAATAATAAAAATAATAAAAAAAATTGAAACCGACTTAACAAAAAATAAAAACAAAGTTTGTTTTAAGAAAAAGCAAAAAATGTTGAAAGAAATACTAAGCAAAACTAAAAAGCAATTAGAAAAAAAAGGATATGACACCAAACAACTGAAACTCAAAATCGAAAACATATATAAAAGTTATAAAACCAAGCCCCATTTTATTATTGAAAATAAAAAATACAAAGACCTAGACAAAATAAGGCTTAAACTAGAAAAATCAATTGAAATTAAAAAAGAAAGTATTACAAAAAAATATATACATATAAAAGTAAATATTTTCAACATACTAATAGAACAATTGAAAAAAGAATTGGAAATAAAAACTTTAAAGCCAATTATAAAAAATTATCTAAATAGCAAAAAAACCCTAGAATATGATAAAGTGTTCAATACCTATTATTATGAACTATTAGAAACTATAAAGAAAACGAAAAATAGCCTGTACAAAGATTGTCAAACAAAGATGTTATATAAGGATAATGTATGAAAAGCATCATAAAATCTATAAAAATAGAGAAACCAAGAATTAAATGTAAAAATAAAGATCGTTTCATAAAGATTGAAAAAGAAAATGACAAAACAATGTATCATACAAAAATAATGATGGATATTTATAAATTAGGAATTGACAATAAAAGAAATGAATGTCGTATATCATTAAGAACACTATTTAATCAAATGAAAGTAGAAGAAGTTCGTTTATATTCTATAAAAGAAGGGGACAAATTTTTAGGTATTTACTATGGATATAGAAAACCTATAAAAAACATTTTCGTAAAATATGAAATAAACGGAACCATAAAGTCATATGGATTATCAAAAGCACATTACATAGAATTTAGATTTAAAAAAGGAAGCGTTTTTTGTTACTTTAAAGGATTATTTCGCTTATTAAAAAAAGAAAAAGAAAATACACCATATAATATGGCTTGTATTGATATGTTTACAAAACTAGAGAAACACGTATATGAATTTTACGGTAAAAAATATCCAGAAAAAGGAATAATTATAAGATGGATAGAAAAAAATCAAAAATAATAACAATTGCAAGCCTTAAAGGGGGCGTTGGTAAAAGCACAACTTCAATAATACTTGCAAATCTATTATCGAAAAAGCATAAAGTACTTTTGATCGATACAGATGATCAAGCTGCTACTACAAGCTATTATTATAATGAATTAGAAACAAAAAATTTCGATATATCTAAAATGAACATAGGAAATGTTATAAAAGACGGTACAGATATTAATAAAAGCATTATTAATGTTGAAAATAACATAGCTTTGATACCCAGTTATATAACAGTCGATGAATTAAATGGAGAGTATTATTATGATAACCGGCATCTTCCAATTGAATTTTCATTAAAGACGAAATTAAATTCCATAGCAGACAACTATGATTATATTATAATTGATACTAATCCCAAAAGGAATTTCACATTAAAGCTTTCCCTAATTAGCAGTAATTATGTAATATCTCCAATGACGGCAGAAAAATGGGCAGTTGAAGGATTTGAAACATTAAGAAGGTATATAAAAGAAGTTGCTGGAATACCAATATTTATTGTTATTACAAGGTTTAAAAAAAATGTTACCCACAAGCAATTAATGGAAATAGTAAGCATGAAAAACGGGTTTTTGGGATACATAAGCGAAAGAGAAGATTTAAATAAAAGAATAGGGTGTAAT
This genomic window contains:
- a CDS encoding plasmid maintenance protein produces the protein MQNAFTNRKNTPCQNKLQHKLIVFISTLKYINSKYKKYTQSNILYYFNENLKRNGQPTVKLKTMQNYLYKLEKEIKVTTNYHKHLGVNFGTEIYYKLNYPKKECYLKINQHFKEKKDIRFQARVNNYLKDKFNKKGNLNLEECNNNNNNKEEEEEDIRNNKIEKCQIKKYFNKCNFLSEEAKSILELNISKNKTIEIIKIIKKIETDLTKNKNKVCFKKKQKMLKEILSKTKKQLEKKGYDTKQLKLKIENIYKSYKTKPHFIIENKKYKDLDKIRLKLEKSIEIKKESITKKYIHIKVNIFNILIEQLKKELEIKTLKPIIKNYLNSKKTLEYDKVFNTYYYELLETIKKTKNSLYKDCQTKMLYKDNV
- a CDS encoding DUF226 domain-containing protein, whose product is MKSIIKSIKIEKPRIKCKNKDRFIKIEKENDKTMYHTKIMMDIYKLGIDNKRNECRISLRTLFNQMKVEEVRLYSIKEGDKFLGIYYGYRKPIKNIFVKYEINGTIKSYGLSKAHYIEFRFKKGSVFCYFKGLFRLLKKEKENTPYNMACIDMFTKLEKHVYEFYGKKYPEKGIIIRWIEKNQK
- a CDS encoding ParA family protein, translated to MDRKKSKIITIASLKGGVGKSTTSIILANLLSKKHKVLLIDTDDQAATTSYYYNELETKNFDISKMNIGNVIKDGTDINKSIINVENNIALIPSYITVDELNGEYYYDNRHLPIEFSLKTKLNSIADNYDYIIIDTNPKRNFTLKLSLISSNYVISPMTAEKWAVEGFETLRRYIKEVAGIPIFIVITRFKKNVTHKQLMEIVSMKNGFLGYISEREDLNKRIGCNEKFDFSKDYIIEYKKILDVFLGKL